The Brassica oleracea var. oleracea cultivar TO1000 chromosome C6, BOL, whole genome shotgun sequence genomic interval AGAAAACCCAATATAACATCCCTAGACATAGATACGAATCATGAAAGACGGTTTGATAATTTTGTGCAAAAATTTGATTTAAAAAAAATAGAAAGAACATTTCCAAATATTTTCAAAAATCTATTTTCCATATTTTCGGAATAGCTCATACTTGTCCGTAAAATCTACATTCTATTATGTGTATAATACAGTTAATCTGTTAGAAATCGATTTCTACGGCTTTTAGATTTTAAGTAATGTGTAGATTGTAAGTTCTACATATTTTAGAATCGTACGCTAAGCGCAGCATGTGTATTCCAAAAAAATTTAGATTACTGTTATTTCAGTAGATTACTTATTCTAATTTTAGTAGCTTTATTGAAAAAAAGTGAAAGACATATTTTAATCATAGTAGACCTGATGAAAAATGTGGATTTTAATTTTCACTTTGTAGAATGTACATTCTACAATCCGTAATAAACATTTTTAGAACCAAAAAAATCTTTAAATTGGTATAGGTATTTACAATGCAATTTCTATTTTTCTTAATTTTTTTGGTTCGTAAAACTATTATTTGAATTATTTTTATAAATAGGAAATGATATTATAGGTAATAGTGAACCAAATCATAAATTAGCCTAACGGGACCATGTCCCTGTTTTTTTGGTCTAAAAAATAATTTTCATTATTTAATAATTGTATCAAAAGATAAAGTTTAACTTATAAGTGATAGTTGTGTTGGTTGACAAAAAAAAAAGTGATAGTTGTGTTGGATTACTGTTAAAACGAAATAATTAAATAAAAGTAGTACATTTGAAAAATACAAAGTCTTATGTTATTAGTAATTAATTATAACTGGAATATTTCTTTTACAAAGAGAAAATGAAACAAGTGGAGAAAATGCAGCTTTAAAAAAAAAATTGATGAAAAAATGAAATTAACAATTGGAGATGCAGACTATCTCTAGATGACGAAATATTTTTAAATGTTGCAAACGAAGAGAGATTAATGTTCTAGACAATAACAATAGAAGTGGAAGAAACATAGATAAGAGAATACATTAGGTAGCTTGAGATACGAGTACAACAATATACATAAACAAGGGAGAGAATCAGCCAAAGAAGCTAGGATCGTAGCCATTGCTAGAAGTGGCCAAGACATAGTAAGCAACGATGTGACCAATAGAACCCCAAGCAAGAACATCGACGATGTTGAATCCAACAGGGTCGTTCGATTTCAAGAGGCTAACGTATTCCTTGGCACGATCATCTCCGGCTTCGAAGTGGGTTTTGCCGTTCTGCTCCGGAACCTGTTTGGCCACATTCTCTCTCTGGAAGTTGAAGAAGACGAACCGGCCAAGGAAGAGGGAGAGACCAGTGCTGAGGCTTATAACGACGGATGGGCTGAGCTCGGCTCTCACGACGGCGGAGGAAGATCTTCTTCCGGCGGTGGTGGATAGCTTGGGTAAGGAGGAGGAGGAGGAGCCACCGAGGCGGAGAGGACGGAGGCCGTGGAATGAGATGGAGTTCGGGTTTTTCTGGGAGATTACAGTGGAGAAAGTTGAGGGTGTGAGCAAAGCAGATGCGCTTGTCGCCATGTTATCTTCTTCTTCTTTTGGAGAGCTTTAGCGAAAGAGAGAATGAGTGGTTTTACCTTTATGATCTTCTTGGAGGAGACTATTACAAGATTTTGTTTGTGAGGACACGATCCCTGGTTGATGACGTGGCATTCTCTTGTTGGTTCGTTTTGGATTATGAGATTTCATGCAAATAGTTTTATTTGTCCTAAAGCCCCTTACTCTTTATAATGTTTCGATTTAATCCAACACAATTAGTTTTTGCGTTAAGTCCCTTATTGTTTAGCAGTTATCCTTAAAAGGCTTGCAATTTTTTTGGTTCGATTACATAAACGAAATTTTAACACAGAATCAGTAATTGCGTTTAAGCTCTCACCGTTTGGACGGTTCTCCTTATAACGTCCCCCCTACGTTTCTTTCTTTACGTTCAGTTTAATCCACAAATCCGAGCCCCTAAAAAGATTTGATTATAGTAAACTAAGGATCAAGCCATGTTATCACTTCCTGCTCTGGTCAGAGTAAATAGTTTATAACTCCAGCTGAAATTCAACACTAATGTACACATCACATGCATGAACCTCAACAACACTCAAAAGCTAAACTAAATGGACTCTCTGCGACATCCTAGAACTTGTACAACACATCATTTACACCACTAGGGATTTGATTATACTGTTATGTATTTTATTGGTCGGTTAACAAAGCCACGGGAGTGTGCAGCTATTTTATTCCTCTGATGGGTCGACTAAATTGGTTATAGAAATGAATCAAGGTAGGAGTAGTTGTGGCGCCTGCCATACTCAAGGAGACTCCCGTAAGTGCGGTCCCAAACACCGATGAAGAGCGCTTCAGTGTCAGGGCTGAAGGATATTCCCGAGATCTCCCCAAAGAAATCGATCTCTTGCTCTGTTTCATACCCTTTTGAGACATCGTATACATGGACAAAATCAGCCGGCTCGGCCATTGCCATGTATTTCCCATCGGATGTGTAGCGGATGGATCGGATTGCTCCAAGGTTACCCCTCAAGACAGCAACAGACTTGGACAGGTTACGTATGTCCCAGACCCTGCAGGTCTTGTCTTGGTTACCTGTCGAGAAAGTGAGCCCATCTGGATGCCATGCAGATGCAAAAGAGAAGTCCAAATGTCCTACTAGCGTTCCCAGTGTCTGTCGGAAAAAATCCAAATCAGTTAAAAGAAAAAAGCTTTTTTATTCAGAAGACTTGAGCATAGAGATAGTGTCTCTGCACCTTTCCCGTGTTGGGGTCTACGAGAAGGCCCTCTGGGTTGTCTCCCACAATCGTCAATAGTTTACCATCAGGACTCAGAGATGTGTGCTGACAATAAAAAAATGATCCATTTTCGTTCTTACTAACTGCCGCAAGTGTGACAGATCGGCTTATGCCAAAGCAAAAAAAATAAAAAATGAGAATCAAGGAATGAGTAGAGACTTACATTGACTGGCCAAGGAAAGCGGAAATAGTTAACAAGCTGATATCTCTCCATATCAAAATCTCTGACTCCACAATCATTATTTGAGGCCGTGAAATGAAGCGCACCACTGCAGACAAACAGACATAGGCCAAAGGGCATGTTAGAAGCTGTAAGTTGGCAAAAGAAACTACATAGAGCAAAAAAAAGAGAAGCAAGTACCTCGGTTTGTTATAAATCTCAATTGCATTGGTGATAGCATTATCATCATAAGTTGTACGGGAACAAAAGCTCACACCAGGTCTATCAAGATGCTGCATCAAAACCAATTGTGGAAACAGTTGATTAGACGACTGCACGTATGTGTTTTCTAAAGTTCTAGAGAGCCTTACCTTGCATATAAGTTCTCCTTGAAATCCACCCGCAACCAAAAAATTATCTCTCACAGCAAGTGTACTAACTTGCGTCTTGGTAAATCCCTCCAAAAAACTTCCAGGATGTTTCTGCAACCCACACAGGGATAGCATTAGCTGATGTTAGAATTTTTATAGAAGAAACTTTTGAAGGAAGGAAACAAACCTCGGATGGGGAAACATGACCTTCAACATTGAGAACTTCATGCTTCCTAGGTGTCAATGTAGAATAGTGGCTCACCAAAAACTGTGACATAAGGTACACATCGTGCTTTGAAGTTGCCCAAACCAAATTTCTCAACTACAAATACAATAGAAGAAAACCAACTTGAATAAATTGAAATGACAAAAGATATATGTATAGAGAGAGAGAGAGAGAGAGATATGGTTGGATGAGAACCTGAAAATGAAGGATACTTGATTTGATAGATCTTGAATTCCGCCAGAAATCATAAAAGATAGCCCCTTTCTGTGTGGCCATGCAATCCTGAGGAGGTGATTAAGCAAATAATTATAATCGAAACAAGTGGAG includes:
- the LOC106296499 gene encoding uncharacterized WD repeat-containing protein C2A9.03-like, with the translated sequence MSNYQAEVASAYMDHVDDDDDMEDVDEADDDMPASDSDVDEFDYSSNKIADTCAEQARKGKDIQGIPWDRLSITRDKYRQTRLQQYKNYENVPHSGDSSAKDCMATQKGAIFYDFWRNSRSIKSSILHFQLRNLVWATSKHDVYLMSQFLVSHYSTLTPRKHEVLNVEGHVSPSEKHPGSFLEGFTKTQVSTLAVRDNFLVAGGFQGELICKHLDRPGVSFCSRTTYDDNAITNAIEIYNKPSGALHFTASNNDCGVRDFDMERYQLVNYFRFPWPVNHTSLSPDGKLLTIVGDNPEGLLVDPNTGKTLGTLVGHLDFSFASAWHPDGLTFSTGNQDKTCRVWDIRNLSKSVAVLRGNLGAIRSIRYTSDGKYMAMAEPADFVHVYDVSKGYETEQEIDFFGEISGISFSPDTEALFIGVWDRTYGSLLEYGRRHNYSYLDSFL
- the LOC106296411 gene encoding photosystem I reaction center subunit V, chloroplastic-like — encoded protein: MATSASALLTPSTFSTVISQKNPNSISFHGLRPLRLGGSSSSSLPKLSTTAGRRSSSAVVRAELSPSVVISLSTGLSLFLGRFVFFNFQRENVAKQVPEQNGKTHFEAGDDRAKEYVSLLKSNDPVGFNIVDVLAWGSIGHIVAYYVLATSSNGYDPSFFG